A genome region from Nicotiana tabacum cultivar K326 chromosome 13, ASM71507v2, whole genome shotgun sequence includes the following:
- the LOC142168019 gene encoding uncharacterized protein LOC142168019: MEDFLTTEDYELWTIMTQGPPTPTKQNAQNETIPKDPSEFVEADLRMMEKNAKAKKILIYGLGLDEYNMISACSNAKEIWDALQTAHEGRNQVKRSRIELLMRNYELFSMKEFEPI; encoded by the coding sequence ATGGAAGATTTTCTGACAACTGAAGATTATGAACTATGGACCATAATGACCCAAGGCCCACCAACTCCTACTAAACAAAATGCGCAAAATGAAACTATTCCTAAGGACCCCTCTGAATTTGTGGAAGCAGATTTgagaatgatggagaagaatgcaaaGGCTAAGAAAATCCTTATCTATGGACTTGGTCTTGATGAGTACAACATGATATCTGCTTGCTCTAATGCAAAGGAGATCTGGGATGCACTCCAAACTGCTCATGAAGGAAGAAACCAAGTGAAGAGATCAAGGATAGAATTACTTATGAGAAACTATGAGCTCTTCTCCATGAAGGAGTTTGAGCCCATCTAG